The Spiroplasma clarkii genome has a window encoding:
- a CDS encoding lipoprotein → MKKLLVLLGALSLTASASAGVVACSPKEANKNDASASKVLVAKMMSEYSKALFLSQHGTTKSKVHVSSTDIFNEVIGNFKIADMNLQDAAPTSTDKTYFKQLVAEKIDTQNLISEAKISGEAYTAGVISLKPKSNETLDTIISQVPKILTLLASPQSATQAIQLIGGDDISQLVSPDTLKQLAPSLDATNLAKLATAFSADVYAGLTYSQAIDSSIIGLANAMNLLTNNNSDKEFAYATSADIDTNIEAAVTSLAKNIHSLIKGETKIKFDINKDIPAVAEIIRFIRTLLVYLNTFSSEEITGSILSVDTVQKHKAAQFDITKNQFDVNKLFQSLSFMANNEDGVTVFKNIINILLSSKGSINAFGDHSKSKNDWGYTSILTKLTEQLAGQSKFEAAGFPVYVDSIIRIILNKGVGQTNIIAPMIFGALPKQKDKFPDFLKDLITKIDIKNGEEWQIFQNDWLDYLWENDNKVLNFTIKDMLKQPISDLTSKFSKPEVGFEKVTNSELTPLTNQSFQTIVTDIANDLSGKPAIINFDAFKDFITACQKDEVLASALNNPEKFFTTVGYDKDHQEIIKGSALEKLVNITSNSKWINSVINIFQKYIAAETEKLAAVKSDVIADLQKISVTTVETGNNIYSYSVTDGNVTSLYKIKLGLLKGKYVINSIDF, encoded by the coding sequence ATGAAAAAATTATTAGTGCTTTTGGGAGCTTTAAGTCTAACTGCGTCTGCTAGTGCTGGAGTAGTTGCTTGTTCTCCAAAAGAAGCAAACAAAAATGATGCAAGTGCATCAAAAGTTTTAGTTGCAAAAATGATGAGTGAATACAGTAAAGCATTATTTTTAAGTCAACATGGAACAACAAAATCAAAAGTTCATGTTAGTTCAACTGACATCTTCAATGAAGTTATTGGTAACTTTAAAATAGCTGATATGAATTTACAAGATGCAGCACCAACTAGTACTGACAAAACTTATTTTAAACAACTAGTTGCTGAAAAAATTGATACTCAAAACCTAATTAGTGAGGCAAAAATTAGTGGGGAAGCATACACTGCTGGAGTAATTAGTTTAAAACCAAAAAGTAATGAGACACTTGATACTATTATTTCACAAGTGCCAAAAATATTAACATTATTAGCTTCACCGCAATCTGCAACACAAGCTATCCAATTAATTGGTGGAGATGATATTTCTCAACTAGTGTCTCCTGACACTTTAAAACAACTTGCACCAAGTTTGGATGCCACCAATCTTGCAAAACTTGCCACAGCATTTAGTGCTGATGTTTATGCCGGGTTGACATATAGTCAAGCTATTGATTCAAGTATAATTGGTTTGGCAAATGCTATGAATCTTTTAACAAATAATAATTCAGATAAAGAATTTGCATATGCCACAAGTGCAGATATTGACACAAATATTGAAGCTGCAGTGACAAGTTTAGCTAAAAATATTCATAGTTTAATCAAGGGTGAAACTAAAATTAAGTTTGACATTAACAAAGATATTCCAGCCGTTGCTGAAATTATTCGTTTTATTAGAACATTGCTAGTTTACTTAAATACATTTAGTAGCGAAGAAATTACTGGATCAATACTTTCTGTTGATACTGTGCAAAAGCATAAGGCTGCTCAATTTGATATAACAAAAAATCAATTTGATGTTAATAAGTTATTTCAAAGTTTGAGTTTTATGGCAAATAATGAGGATGGAGTTACTGTCTTTAAAAATATCATTAACATTTTATTAAGTAGCAAGGGGTCAATAAATGCCTTTGGTGACCATAGTAAATCAAAAAATGATTGGGGTTACACTTCAATATTAACAAAACTAACTGAACAGCTTGCAGGTCAATCTAAATTTGAGGCTGCGGGTTTTCCTGTCTATGTAGACTCAATAATTAGAATTATCCTTAACAAAGGAGTTGGTCAAACAAATATTATAGCACCTATGATTTTTGGAGCGTTACCAAAACAAAAAGATAAATTCCCTGATTTTTTAAAAGACTTAATCACTAAAATTGATATAAAAAATGGGGAAGAATGACAAATATTTCAAAATGATTGATTGGATTACCTTTGAGAAAATGACAATAAGGTTTTAAATTTCACAATTAAAGATATGTTAAAACAACCCATAAGTGATTTAACAAGTAAGTTCTCAAAACCTGAAGTTGGTTTTGAGAAAGTCACCAACTCAGAATTAACTCCATTGACAAATCAAAGTTTTCAAACCATTGTTACAGATATTGCTAATGACTTGAGTGGTAAACCAGCCATCATAAATTTTGATGCCTTTAAAGATTTTATTACTGCTTGTCAAAAGGATGAAGTTTTAGCAAGCGCTTTAAATAATCCTGAAAAATTTTTTACAACTGTTGGTTATGATAAAGACCACCAAGAAATAATTAAAGGTTCAGCTTTAGAAAAATTAGTAAATATTACAAGTAATAGTAAATGAATTAATTCAGTTATCAATATTTTTCAAAAATATATAGCTGCAGAAACAGAAAAATTAGCTGCAGTTAAAAGTGATGTCATAGCAGATTTACAAAAAATCTCAGTCACCACTGTAGAAACTGGTAACAATATATATTCATA
- a CDS encoding DDE-type integrase/transposase/recombinase — translation MKQGKPRVRYYDHDFYLNIEQSFIDSGKTYGCKRIAIDLLTKGIAKSSHKKILRYFKMRSISTNNHVKWKNKVAKPEKVGKYPNLLTDPENFDKYGDVFSVDITEKEFNGERYYTCGFYHIKMKKIFGLVTEKNKGNQLVEKSFLKMTDEFGVFLPNSVIHSDNGSEFKAYNYKLMLMYFNLIPSMSRIAKSTDNGWIEGFWSVFKRECLKENYCYKGLAEYQLNASLYQKFYNYVRIKL, via the coding sequence GTGAAGCAAGGGAAACCTAGGGTAAGATATTATGATCATGATTTTTATTTAAATATTGAGCAGAGCTTTATTGATTCAGGAAAAACCTATGGTTGTAAAAGAATTGCAATAGATTTGCTCACTAAGGGGATAGCTAAGTCATCACATAAAAAAATATTGAGATACTTTAAAATGAGAAGCATCTCCACCAATAATCATGTGAAATGAAAAAATAAGGTAGCAAAACCTGAAAAGGTTGGTAAATACCCAAACTTGTTAACTGATCCTGAAAATTTTGATAAGTATGGTGATGTTTTTTCAGTAGACATAACAGAAAAGGAATTCAATGGTGAAAGATACTATACCTGTGGTTTTTATCATATTAAAATGAAAAAAATCTTTGGTTTAGTAACAGAAAAAAATAAAGGGAATCAACTTGTAGAAAAATCATTTCTAAAAATGACTGATGAATTTGGTGTCTTCTTGCCAAACAGTGTAATACACTCAGATAATGGTTCTGAATTTAAAGCATATAATTATAAGTTGATGCTAATGTACTTTAATTTGATTCCAAGCATGTCAAGAATAGCCAAGTCTACAGATAATGGTTGGATTGAAGGGTTTTGATCAGTTTTTAAAAGAGAATGCTTAAAAGAAAATTACTGTTATAAAGGACTTGCTGAGTATCAGCTAAATGCAAGTTTATATCAAAAATTTTACAATTATGTGAGAATAAAGTTGTAA
- a CDS encoding transposase, whose amino-acid sequence MGHYSAKQKEKIILKFRESKTKAKNFVKSYGISDQTLLNWCKKYDQSGIDGLGAPNSADKEELIILRNEVKELKKKNAELETRNEMWKRIEALISKKK is encoded by the coding sequence ATGGGACATTACTCAGCAAAGCAAAAAGAAAAAATAATTTTAAAATTTAGAGAGAGCAAGACAAAGGCCAAGAATTTTGTTAAAAGTTATGGCATCTCAGATCAAACACTTTTAAATTGGTGTAAAAAGTATGATCAATCTGGAATTGATGGTCTTGGGGCACCAAATTCAGCTGATAAAGAAGAACTAATAATTTTAAGAAATGAAGTTAAAGAACTGAAGAAGAAAAATGCCGAATTAGAAACTAGAAATGAAATGTGAAAAAGAATTGAGGCCCTGATAAGTAAAAAAAAGTAG